The following DNA comes from Limnobacter sp. SAORIC-580.
ACTGTGCAAGGGGCTTGAAATTCTGAATGCCTCGGTCACACCCCCTTTCCAGCTGGACGATGAAAACCTGTCTGAAACCACACGCCTGACTCACCGGGTTCTGGATTTGCGCCGTCCGCAAATGCAGAAGAACCTGATGCTGCGCTACAAAGTGGCCATGGCTATTCGCAACCACCTGGATGCACAGGGTTTCGTAGACATTGAAACGCCCATGCTGACCAAGAGCACGCCGGAAGGCGCACGCGATTACCTCGTGCCCTCCCGTGTGCATGCGGGCGAGTTTTTCGCCCTGCCGCAGTCACCCCAGTTGTTCAAACAAATGCTGATGGTGGCTGGTTATGATCGTTATTACCAAATCACCAAGTGTTTCCGCGATGAAGACCTGCGCGCAGATCGCCAACCTGAATTCACCCAGGTGGACATTGAAACCTCGTTCCTTGGTGAGCAGGAAATTCGTGACCTGTTCGAGGACATGATCCGCAAGGTGTTCAAGCAAACCATGGATGTGGAATTGCAAAACCCCTTCCCCGTGATGCCCTACAGCGAGGCCATGGCGCGTTTTGGTTCAGACAAGCCCGACCTGCGCGTGAAGATGGAGTTCACTGAACTCACCGACATCATGAAGGACGTGGATTTCAAGGTGTTCTCTGGCCCAGCCAACATGGACAATGGCCGTGTAGTGGCGCTGCGTGTGCCTGGTGGTGCTGAAATTCCACGTTCGGAAATTGACAACTACACCAAGTTTGTGGGTATTTACGGCGCCAAGGGGCTGGCCTGGATCAAGGTGAACGAGTTAGCCAAGGGGCGAGATGGTTTGCAGTCGCCCATCGTGAAGAACATTCACGACACTGCCCTGAATGAACTGCTCAAGCGCAGTGGTGCGGCCGATGGCGACATTCTGTTCTTCGGTGCTGACAAGGCCAAGGTGGTGAATGACGCCATGGGTGCTTTGCGCCTGAAGATCGGCCACAGCGAATTTGGTCAGAAAGCAGGTTTGGTGCAAGGCAAGTGGGAACCACTGTGGGTGATCGACTTCCCGATGTTTGAACTGGATGAAGAAGCCGGTCGCTGGGTGGCTTGCCACCACCCTTTCACCAGCCCCAAAGACGGCCACGAAGACTACCTGACCTCAGATCCTGGCAAATGTATTGCCAAGGCTTACGACATGGTCTTGAACGGCTGGGAGTTGGGCGGTGGTTCCGTGCGTATTCACAAAGAAAAAGTACAAAGCAAAGTGTTCCG
Coding sequences within:
- the aspS gene encoding aspartate--tRNA ligase, which produces MKMRTDYCGNVSQAYLGQTIALCGWVQRRRDHGGVIFIDLRDREGLVQVVCDPDLADVFATAETLRNEFCVRVEGLVRARPSGTENSNLKSGAVEVLCKGLEILNASVTPPFQLDDENLSETTRLTHRVLDLRRPQMQKNLMLRYKVAMAIRNHLDAQGFVDIETPMLTKSTPEGARDYLVPSRVHAGEFFALPQSPQLFKQMLMVAGYDRYYQITKCFRDEDLRADRQPEFTQVDIETSFLGEQEIRDLFEDMIRKVFKQTMDVELQNPFPVMPYSEAMARFGSDKPDLRVKMEFTELTDIMKDVDFKVFSGPANMDNGRVVALRVPGGAEIPRSEIDNYTKFVGIYGAKGLAWIKVNELAKGRDGLQSPIVKNIHDTALNELLKRSGAADGDILFFGADKAKVVNDAMGALRLKIGHSEFGQKAGLVQGKWEPLWVIDFPMFELDEEAGRWVACHHPFTSPKDGHEDYLTSDPGKCIAKAYDMVLNGWELGGGSVRIHKEKVQSKVFRALNISEEEAAAKFGFLLDALQYGAPPHGGLAFGLDRIVTMMSGAESIRDVIAFPKTQRAQCLLTQAPSPVDEKQLRELHIRLRQTEPKNVA